One Megalopta genalis isolate 19385.01 chromosome 11, iyMegGena1_principal, whole genome shotgun sequence genomic region harbors:
- the Mvl gene encoding solute carrier family member malvolio isoform X6 — protein sequence MQNSYVIEHDNDSTITTVSHERTQEAQNNVKATENTLLTPTNKQAYFADQKIPIPEAETGFFSFRKLWAFTGPGFLMSIAYLDPGNIESDLQSGVAAKYKLLWVLLSATILGLVMQRLSARLGVVTGLHLAEMCYRQYKLVPRLILWIMMEIAIIGSDMQEVIGTAIALSLLTNKAIPIWGGVLITVVDTFTFLLLDKYGLRKLEFFFGLLITIMAVTFGYEYIISAPPQGEVMEGMFLPWHTTYDSDTLLQAVGIVGAVIMPHNLYLHSALVKSRDIDRREPKKVREANMYYFVEACIALFVSFIINVFVVSVFAYGLYNKTNEEVYEVCEAHNYTLGMETFTKGNETISVDLNKGGIYLGCAFGATAMYIWAVGIFAAGQSSTMTAFFSHIDNLTEMNDILNAVMTLQLPFATLPTIAFTSSSQIMGEFRNGLGNKIVATALSGLVITINIYFVINTVKPDHWAKILGITIYSILYLLFCLYLIIHMAVSMGATSLGDHWFVRKYIGSPVTTTLGLSNPTIYASISYRKDKCGVCVSINLCLNWQVRKILLVGIYYIIYYHDTLISI from the exons ATGCAGAATAGTTATGTTATCGAACACGACAATGATTCAACGATCACGACGGTGTCACATGAGAGAACACAGGAAGCACAAAACAATGTTAAAGCGACGGAAAACACGTTGTTAACACCCACCAATAAACAAGCATACTTCGCCGATCAAAAAATTCCAATACCAGAAGCAGAAACC GGTTTCTTTAGTTTCAGAAAATTATGGGCCTTTACAGGTCCTGGATTTTTAATGTCTATAGCTTACTTGGATCCTGGGAATATAGAGTCCGATTTACAGTCTGGAGTAGCAGCGAAATATAAG TTACTATGGGTATTATTAAGTGCAACAATTTTGGGTCTTGTTATGCAAAGGTTGAGTGCCAGGCTCGGCGTTGTAACTGGTTTACATTTAGCCGAGATGTGTTATAGACAATATAAGCTAGTACCTAGACTAATATTGTGGATAATGATGGAGATAGCCATTATTGGTAGCGACATGCAAGAAGTAATAGGCACGGCCATTGCCCTATCTTTATTGACAAATAAAGC AATACCTATATGGGGCGGTGTACTCATTACTGTGGTAGacacttttacatttttattgttaGACAAATATGGTTTGAGAAAATTGGAATTCTTTTTTGGACTTCTCATTACCATAATGGCTGTTACTTTTGGTTACGAG TACATTATCTCTGCGCCGCCTCAAGGTGAAGTAATGGAAGGCATGTTTCTACCCTGGCATACAACCTACGATAGCGATACATTATTACAGGCTGTAGGAATTGTTGGTGCAGTTATAATGCCACATAATTTATACCTTCACAGTGCATTAGTGAAA TCGAGAGATATCGATCGTAGGGAACCGAAGAAAGTGAGGGAAGCAaatatgtattattttgttGAAGCTTGCATAGCATTGTTCGTTTCTTTTATCATAAACGTATTTGTTGTATCAGTTTTTGCGTATGGACTTtataataaaacaaatgaagaagtt TATGAAGTATGCGAGGCTCATAATTACACTTTAGGAATGGAAACATTTACG AAGGGCAACGAGACCATTTCAGTAGACCTTAATAAAGGTGGCATATATCTTGGTTGTGCCTTTGGTGCCACAGCAATGTACATTTGGGCTGTAGGTATCTTTGCCGCTGGTCAGTCTTCTACGATGACAG CATTTTTCAGCCACATAGACAATTTAACTGAAATGAATGACATCTTAAATGCCGTTATGACGCTTCAGTTACCTTTTGCAACCTTGCCAACTATAGCATTTACGAGCAGCTCACAGATAATGGGCGAATTTCGAAATGGACT AGGAAACAAAATTGTTGCGACGGCATTGTCTGGGCTAGTgataactataaatatatattttgtcataaatacagTGAAACCGGATCATTGGGCAAAAATATTGGGAATCACAATATACTCCATCTTATATCTTCTATTTTGTCTTTACTTGATCATTCATATGGCTGTTAGTATGGGTGCAACTTCTCTTGGCGACCATTGG TTTGTAAGAAAATATATTGGTAGTCCCGTAACTACGACGCTTGGATTATCAAACCCAACTATATATGCAAG CATTTCATATAGAAAAGATAAATGCGGCGTGTGTGTGTCAATCAATTTATGCTTGAATTGGCAAGTAAGAAAAATACTTTTAGTaggaatatattatattatatattatcatgaTACATTAATTAGCATTTAA
- the Mvl gene encoding solute carrier family member malvolio isoform X1, producing MQNSYVIEHDNDSTITTVSHERTQEAQNNVKATENTLLTPTNKQAYFADQKIPIPEAETGFFSFRKLWAFTGPGFLMSIAYLDPGNIESDLQSGVAAKYKLLWVLLSATILGLVMQRLSARLGVVTGLHLAEMCYRQYKLVPRLILWIMMEIAIIGSDMQEVIGTAIALSLLTNKAIPIWGGVLITVVDTFTFLLLDKYGLRKLEFFFGLLITIMAVTFGYEYIISAPPQGEVMEGMFLPWHTTYDSDTLLQAVGIVGAVIMPHNLYLHSALVKSRDIDRREPKKVREANMYYFVEACIALFVSFIINVFVVSVFAYGLYNKTNEEVYEVCEAHNYTLGMETFTKGNETISVDLNKGGIYLGCAFGATAMYIWAVGIFAAGQSSTMTGTYAGQFAMEGFLNLQWARWKRVLFTRMIAIIPTFLVAFFSHIDNLTEMNDILNAVMTLQLPFATLPTIAFTSSSQIMGEFRNGLGNKIVATALSGLVITINIYFVINTVKPDHWAKILGITIYSILYLLFCLYLIIHMAVSMGATSLGDHWFVRKYIGSPVTTTLGLSNPTIYASISYRKDKCGVCVSINLCLNWQVRKILLVGIYYIIYYHDTLISI from the exons ATGCAGAATAGTTATGTTATCGAACACGACAATGATTCAACGATCACGACGGTGTCACATGAGAGAACACAGGAAGCACAAAACAATGTTAAAGCGACGGAAAACACGTTGTTAACACCCACCAATAAACAAGCATACTTCGCCGATCAAAAAATTCCAATACCAGAAGCAGAAACC GGTTTCTTTAGTTTCAGAAAATTATGGGCCTTTACAGGTCCTGGATTTTTAATGTCTATAGCTTACTTGGATCCTGGGAATATAGAGTCCGATTTACAGTCTGGAGTAGCAGCGAAATATAAG TTACTATGGGTATTATTAAGTGCAACAATTTTGGGTCTTGTTATGCAAAGGTTGAGTGCCAGGCTCGGCGTTGTAACTGGTTTACATTTAGCCGAGATGTGTTATAGACAATATAAGCTAGTACCTAGACTAATATTGTGGATAATGATGGAGATAGCCATTATTGGTAGCGACATGCAAGAAGTAATAGGCACGGCCATTGCCCTATCTTTATTGACAAATAAAGC AATACCTATATGGGGCGGTGTACTCATTACTGTGGTAGacacttttacatttttattgttaGACAAATATGGTTTGAGAAAATTGGAATTCTTTTTTGGACTTCTCATTACCATAATGGCTGTTACTTTTGGTTACGAG TACATTATCTCTGCGCCGCCTCAAGGTGAAGTAATGGAAGGCATGTTTCTACCCTGGCATACAACCTACGATAGCGATACATTATTACAGGCTGTAGGAATTGTTGGTGCAGTTATAATGCCACATAATTTATACCTTCACAGTGCATTAGTGAAA TCGAGAGATATCGATCGTAGGGAACCGAAGAAAGTGAGGGAAGCAaatatgtattattttgttGAAGCTTGCATAGCATTGTTCGTTTCTTTTATCATAAACGTATTTGTTGTATCAGTTTTTGCGTATGGACTTtataataaaacaaatgaagaagtt TATGAAGTATGCGAGGCTCATAATTACACTTTAGGAATGGAAACATTTACG AAGGGCAACGAGACCATTTCAGTAGACCTTAATAAAGGTGGCATATATCTTGGTTGTGCCTTTGGTGCCACAGCAATGTACATTTGGGCTGTAGGTATCTTTGCCGCTGGTCAGTCTTCTACGATGACAGGCACGTACGCTGGACAGTTTGCAATGGAAGGATTTTTGAATCTTCAGTGGGCTCGTTGGAAGCGAGTCCTTTTTACTAGAATGATAGCCATTATTCCCACTTTTCTCGTAGCATTTTTCAGCCACATAGACAATTTAACTGAAATGAATGACATCTTAAATGCCGTTATGACGCTTCAGTTACCTTTTGCAACCTTGCCAACTATAGCATTTACGAGCAGCTCACAGATAATGGGCGAATTTCGAAATGGACT AGGAAACAAAATTGTTGCGACGGCATTGTCTGGGCTAGTgataactataaatatatattttgtcataaatacagTGAAACCGGATCATTGGGCAAAAATATTGGGAATCACAATATACTCCATCTTATATCTTCTATTTTGTCTTTACTTGATCATTCATATGGCTGTTAGTATGGGTGCAACTTCTCTTGGCGACCATTGG TTTGTAAGAAAATATATTGGTAGTCCCGTAACTACGACGCTTGGATTATCAAACCCAACTATATATGCAAG CATTTCATATAGAAAAGATAAATGCGGCGTGTGTGTGTCAATCAATTTATGCTTGAATTGGCAAGTAAGAAAAATACTTTTAGTaggaatatattatattatatattatcatgaTACATTAATTAGCATTTAA
- the Mvl gene encoding solute carrier family member malvolio isoform X2: protein MQNSYVIEHDNDSTITTVSHERTQEAQNNVKATENTLLTPTNKQAYFADQKIPIPEAETGFFSFRKLWAFTGPGFLMSIAYLDPGNIESDLQSGVAAKYKLLWVLLSATILGLVMQRLSARLGVVTGLHLAEMCYRQYKLVPRLILWIMMEIAIIGSDMQEVIGTAIALSLLTNKAIPIWGGVLITVVDTFTFLLLDKYGLRKLEFFFGLLITIMAVTFGYEYIISAPPQGEVMEGMFLPWHTTYDSDTLLQAVGIVGAVIMPHNLYLHSALVKSRDIDRREPKKVREANMYYFVEACIALFVSFIINVFVVSVFAYGLYNKTNEEVYEVCEAHNYTLGMETFTKGNETISVDLNKGGIYLGCAFGATAMYIWAVGIFAAGQSSTMTGTYAGQFAMEGFLNLQWARWKRVLFTRMIAIIPTFLVAFFSHIDNLTEMNDILNAVMTLQLPFATLPTIAFTSSSQIMGEFRNGLGNKIVATALSGLVITINIYFVINTVKPDHWAKILGITIYSILYLLFCLYLIIHMAVSMGATSLGDHWFVRKYIGSPVTTTLGLSNPTIYASIPVEDQIQHSIFKKTGMATLARYQIIDK from the exons ATGCAGAATAGTTATGTTATCGAACACGACAATGATTCAACGATCACGACGGTGTCACATGAGAGAACACAGGAAGCACAAAACAATGTTAAAGCGACGGAAAACACGTTGTTAACACCCACCAATAAACAAGCATACTTCGCCGATCAAAAAATTCCAATACCAGAAGCAGAAACC GGTTTCTTTAGTTTCAGAAAATTATGGGCCTTTACAGGTCCTGGATTTTTAATGTCTATAGCTTACTTGGATCCTGGGAATATAGAGTCCGATTTACAGTCTGGAGTAGCAGCGAAATATAAG TTACTATGGGTATTATTAAGTGCAACAATTTTGGGTCTTGTTATGCAAAGGTTGAGTGCCAGGCTCGGCGTTGTAACTGGTTTACATTTAGCCGAGATGTGTTATAGACAATATAAGCTAGTACCTAGACTAATATTGTGGATAATGATGGAGATAGCCATTATTGGTAGCGACATGCAAGAAGTAATAGGCACGGCCATTGCCCTATCTTTATTGACAAATAAAGC AATACCTATATGGGGCGGTGTACTCATTACTGTGGTAGacacttttacatttttattgttaGACAAATATGGTTTGAGAAAATTGGAATTCTTTTTTGGACTTCTCATTACCATAATGGCTGTTACTTTTGGTTACGAG TACATTATCTCTGCGCCGCCTCAAGGTGAAGTAATGGAAGGCATGTTTCTACCCTGGCATACAACCTACGATAGCGATACATTATTACAGGCTGTAGGAATTGTTGGTGCAGTTATAATGCCACATAATTTATACCTTCACAGTGCATTAGTGAAA TCGAGAGATATCGATCGTAGGGAACCGAAGAAAGTGAGGGAAGCAaatatgtattattttgttGAAGCTTGCATAGCATTGTTCGTTTCTTTTATCATAAACGTATTTGTTGTATCAGTTTTTGCGTATGGACTTtataataaaacaaatgaagaagtt TATGAAGTATGCGAGGCTCATAATTACACTTTAGGAATGGAAACATTTACG AAGGGCAACGAGACCATTTCAGTAGACCTTAATAAAGGTGGCATATATCTTGGTTGTGCCTTTGGTGCCACAGCAATGTACATTTGGGCTGTAGGTATCTTTGCCGCTGGTCAGTCTTCTACGATGACAGGCACGTACGCTGGACAGTTTGCAATGGAAGGATTTTTGAATCTTCAGTGGGCTCGTTGGAAGCGAGTCCTTTTTACTAGAATGATAGCCATTATTCCCACTTTTCTCGTAGCATTTTTCAGCCACATAGACAATTTAACTGAAATGAATGACATCTTAAATGCCGTTATGACGCTTCAGTTACCTTTTGCAACCTTGCCAACTATAGCATTTACGAGCAGCTCACAGATAATGGGCGAATTTCGAAATGGACT AGGAAACAAAATTGTTGCGACGGCATTGTCTGGGCTAGTgataactataaatatatattttgtcataaatacagTGAAACCGGATCATTGGGCAAAAATATTGGGAATCACAATATACTCCATCTTATATCTTCTATTTTGTCTTTACTTGATCATTCATATGGCTGTTAGTATGGGTGCAACTTCTCTTGGCGACCATTGG TTTGTAAGAAAATATATTGGTAGTCCCGTAACTACGACGCTTGGATTATCAAACCCAACTATATATGCAAG CATTCCTGTGGAAG ATCAAATCCAGCATTCAATATTCAAGAAAACGGGAATGGCAACTTTAGCACGATACCAGATTATTGATAAATGA
- the Mvl gene encoding solute carrier family member malvolio isoform X3 has product MQNSYVIEHDNDSTITTVSHERTQEAQNNVKATENTLLTPTNKQAYFADQKIPIPEAETGFFSFRKLWAFTGPGFLMSIAYLDPGNIESDLQSGVAAKYKLLWVLLSATILGLVMQRLSARLGVVTGLHLAEMCYRQYKLVPRLILWIMMEIAIIGSDMQEVIGTAIALSLLTNKAIPIWGGVLITVVDTFTFLLLDKYGLRKLEFFFGLLITIMAVTFGYEYIISAPPQGEVMEGMFLPWHTTYDSDTLLQAVGIVGAVIMPHNLYLHSALVKSRDIDRREPKKVREANMYYFVEACIALFVSFIINVFVVSVFAYGLYNKTNEEVYEVCEAHNYTLGMETFTKGNETISVDLNKGGIYLGCAFGATAMYIWAVGIFAAGQSSTMTGTYAGQFAMEGFLNLQWARWKRVLFTRMIAIIPTFLVAFFSHIDNLTEMNDILNAVMTLQLPFATLPTIAFTSSSQIMGEFRNGLGNKIVATALSGLVITINIYFVINTVKPDHWAKILGITIYSILYLLFCLYLIIHMAVSMGATSLGDHWFVRKYIGSPVTTTLGLSNPTIYARSNPAFNIQENGNGNFSTIPDY; this is encoded by the exons ATGCAGAATAGTTATGTTATCGAACACGACAATGATTCAACGATCACGACGGTGTCACATGAGAGAACACAGGAAGCACAAAACAATGTTAAAGCGACGGAAAACACGTTGTTAACACCCACCAATAAACAAGCATACTTCGCCGATCAAAAAATTCCAATACCAGAAGCAGAAACC GGTTTCTTTAGTTTCAGAAAATTATGGGCCTTTACAGGTCCTGGATTTTTAATGTCTATAGCTTACTTGGATCCTGGGAATATAGAGTCCGATTTACAGTCTGGAGTAGCAGCGAAATATAAG TTACTATGGGTATTATTAAGTGCAACAATTTTGGGTCTTGTTATGCAAAGGTTGAGTGCCAGGCTCGGCGTTGTAACTGGTTTACATTTAGCCGAGATGTGTTATAGACAATATAAGCTAGTACCTAGACTAATATTGTGGATAATGATGGAGATAGCCATTATTGGTAGCGACATGCAAGAAGTAATAGGCACGGCCATTGCCCTATCTTTATTGACAAATAAAGC AATACCTATATGGGGCGGTGTACTCATTACTGTGGTAGacacttttacatttttattgttaGACAAATATGGTTTGAGAAAATTGGAATTCTTTTTTGGACTTCTCATTACCATAATGGCTGTTACTTTTGGTTACGAG TACATTATCTCTGCGCCGCCTCAAGGTGAAGTAATGGAAGGCATGTTTCTACCCTGGCATACAACCTACGATAGCGATACATTATTACAGGCTGTAGGAATTGTTGGTGCAGTTATAATGCCACATAATTTATACCTTCACAGTGCATTAGTGAAA TCGAGAGATATCGATCGTAGGGAACCGAAGAAAGTGAGGGAAGCAaatatgtattattttgttGAAGCTTGCATAGCATTGTTCGTTTCTTTTATCATAAACGTATTTGTTGTATCAGTTTTTGCGTATGGACTTtataataaaacaaatgaagaagtt TATGAAGTATGCGAGGCTCATAATTACACTTTAGGAATGGAAACATTTACG AAGGGCAACGAGACCATTTCAGTAGACCTTAATAAAGGTGGCATATATCTTGGTTGTGCCTTTGGTGCCACAGCAATGTACATTTGGGCTGTAGGTATCTTTGCCGCTGGTCAGTCTTCTACGATGACAGGCACGTACGCTGGACAGTTTGCAATGGAAGGATTTTTGAATCTTCAGTGGGCTCGTTGGAAGCGAGTCCTTTTTACTAGAATGATAGCCATTATTCCCACTTTTCTCGTAGCATTTTTCAGCCACATAGACAATTTAACTGAAATGAATGACATCTTAAATGCCGTTATGACGCTTCAGTTACCTTTTGCAACCTTGCCAACTATAGCATTTACGAGCAGCTCACAGATAATGGGCGAATTTCGAAATGGACT AGGAAACAAAATTGTTGCGACGGCATTGTCTGGGCTAGTgataactataaatatatattttgtcataaatacagTGAAACCGGATCATTGGGCAAAAATATTGGGAATCACAATATACTCCATCTTATATCTTCTATTTTGTCTTTACTTGATCATTCATATGGCTGTTAGTATGGGTGCAACTTCTCTTGGCGACCATTGG TTTGTAAGAAAATATATTGGTAGTCCCGTAACTACGACGCTTGGATTATCAAACCCAACTATATATGCAAG ATCAAATCCAGCATTCAATATTCAAGAAAACGGGAATGGCAACTTTAGCACGATACCAGATTATTGA
- the Mvl gene encoding solute carrier family member malvolio isoform X5, protein MQNSYVIEHDNDSTITTVSHERTQEAQNNVKATENTLLTPTNKQAYFADQKIPIPEAETGFFSFRKLWAFTGPGFLMSIAYLDPGNIESDLQSGVAAKYKLLWVLLSATILGLVMQRLSARLGVVTGLHLAEMCYRQYKLVPRLILWIMMEIAIIGSDMQEVIGTAIALSLLTNKAIPIWGGVLITVVDTFTFLLLDKYGLRKLEFFFGLLITIMAVTFGYEYIISAPPQGEVMEGMFLPWHTTYDSDTLLQAVGIVGAVIMPHNLYLHSALVKSRDIDRREPKKVREANMYYFVEACIALFVSFIINVFVVSVFAYGLYNKTNEEVYEVCEAHNYTLGMETFTKGNETISVDLNKGGIYLGCAFGATAMYIWAVGIFAAGQSSTMTGTYAGQFAMEGFLNLQWARWKRVLFTRMIAIIPTFLVAFFSHIDNLTEMNDILNAVMTLQLPFATLPTIAFTSSSQIMGEFRNGLGNKIVATALSGLVITINIYFVINTVKPDHWAKILGITIYSILYLLFCLYLIIHMAVSMGATSLGDHWFVRKYIGSPVTTTLGLSNPTIYARVNCQTLT, encoded by the exons ATGCAGAATAGTTATGTTATCGAACACGACAATGATTCAACGATCACGACGGTGTCACATGAGAGAACACAGGAAGCACAAAACAATGTTAAAGCGACGGAAAACACGTTGTTAACACCCACCAATAAACAAGCATACTTCGCCGATCAAAAAATTCCAATACCAGAAGCAGAAACC GGTTTCTTTAGTTTCAGAAAATTATGGGCCTTTACAGGTCCTGGATTTTTAATGTCTATAGCTTACTTGGATCCTGGGAATATAGAGTCCGATTTACAGTCTGGAGTAGCAGCGAAATATAAG TTACTATGGGTATTATTAAGTGCAACAATTTTGGGTCTTGTTATGCAAAGGTTGAGTGCCAGGCTCGGCGTTGTAACTGGTTTACATTTAGCCGAGATGTGTTATAGACAATATAAGCTAGTACCTAGACTAATATTGTGGATAATGATGGAGATAGCCATTATTGGTAGCGACATGCAAGAAGTAATAGGCACGGCCATTGCCCTATCTTTATTGACAAATAAAGC AATACCTATATGGGGCGGTGTACTCATTACTGTGGTAGacacttttacatttttattgttaGACAAATATGGTTTGAGAAAATTGGAATTCTTTTTTGGACTTCTCATTACCATAATGGCTGTTACTTTTGGTTACGAG TACATTATCTCTGCGCCGCCTCAAGGTGAAGTAATGGAAGGCATGTTTCTACCCTGGCATACAACCTACGATAGCGATACATTATTACAGGCTGTAGGAATTGTTGGTGCAGTTATAATGCCACATAATTTATACCTTCACAGTGCATTAGTGAAA TCGAGAGATATCGATCGTAGGGAACCGAAGAAAGTGAGGGAAGCAaatatgtattattttgttGAAGCTTGCATAGCATTGTTCGTTTCTTTTATCATAAACGTATTTGTTGTATCAGTTTTTGCGTATGGACTTtataataaaacaaatgaagaagtt TATGAAGTATGCGAGGCTCATAATTACACTTTAGGAATGGAAACATTTACG AAGGGCAACGAGACCATTTCAGTAGACCTTAATAAAGGTGGCATATATCTTGGTTGTGCCTTTGGTGCCACAGCAATGTACATTTGGGCTGTAGGTATCTTTGCCGCTGGTCAGTCTTCTACGATGACAGGCACGTACGCTGGACAGTTTGCAATGGAAGGATTTTTGAATCTTCAGTGGGCTCGTTGGAAGCGAGTCCTTTTTACTAGAATGATAGCCATTATTCCCACTTTTCTCGTAGCATTTTTCAGCCACATAGACAATTTAACTGAAATGAATGACATCTTAAATGCCGTTATGACGCTTCAGTTACCTTTTGCAACCTTGCCAACTATAGCATTTACGAGCAGCTCACAGATAATGGGCGAATTTCGAAATGGACT AGGAAACAAAATTGTTGCGACGGCATTGTCTGGGCTAGTgataactataaatatatattttgtcataaatacagTGAAACCGGATCATTGGGCAAAAATATTGGGAATCACAATATACTCCATCTTATATCTTCTATTTTGTCTTTACTTGATCATTCATATGGCTGTTAGTATGGGTGCAACTTCTCTTGGCGACCATTGG TTTGTAAGAAAATATATTGGTAGTCCCGTAACTACGACGCTTGGATTATCAAACCCAACTATATATGCAAG GGTCAACTGTCAAACGCTAACTTGA
- the Mvl gene encoding solute carrier family member malvolio isoform X4, giving the protein MQNSYVIEHDNDSTITTVSHERTQEAQNNVKATENTLLTPTNKQAYFADQKIPIPEAETGFFSFRKLWAFTGPGFLMSIAYLDPGNIESDLQSGVAAKYKLLWVLLSATILGLVMQRLSARLGVVTGLHLAEMCYRQYKLVPRLILWIMMEIAIIGSDMQEVIGTAIALSLLTNKAIPIWGGVLITVVDTFTFLLLDKYGLRKLEFFFGLLITIMAVTFGYEYIISAPPQGEVMEGMFLPWHTTYDSDTLLQAVGIVGAVIMPHNLYLHSALVKSRDIDRREPKKVREANMYYFVEACIALFVSFIINVFVVSVFAYGLYNKTNEEVYEVCEAHNYTLGMETFTKGNETISVDLNKGGIYLGCAFGATAMYIWAVGIFAAGQSSTMTGTYAGQFAMEGFLNLQWARWKRVLFTRMIAIIPTFLVAFFSHIDNLTEMNDILNAVMTLQLPFATLPTIAFTSSSQIMGEFRNGLGNKIVATALSGLVITINIYFVINTVKPDHWAKILGITIYSILYLLFCLYLIIHMAVSMGATSLGDHWFVRKYIGSPVTTTLGLSNPTIYASFFNVSETSLST; this is encoded by the exons ATGCAGAATAGTTATGTTATCGAACACGACAATGATTCAACGATCACGACGGTGTCACATGAGAGAACACAGGAAGCACAAAACAATGTTAAAGCGACGGAAAACACGTTGTTAACACCCACCAATAAACAAGCATACTTCGCCGATCAAAAAATTCCAATACCAGAAGCAGAAACC GGTTTCTTTAGTTTCAGAAAATTATGGGCCTTTACAGGTCCTGGATTTTTAATGTCTATAGCTTACTTGGATCCTGGGAATATAGAGTCCGATTTACAGTCTGGAGTAGCAGCGAAATATAAG TTACTATGGGTATTATTAAGTGCAACAATTTTGGGTCTTGTTATGCAAAGGTTGAGTGCCAGGCTCGGCGTTGTAACTGGTTTACATTTAGCCGAGATGTGTTATAGACAATATAAGCTAGTACCTAGACTAATATTGTGGATAATGATGGAGATAGCCATTATTGGTAGCGACATGCAAGAAGTAATAGGCACGGCCATTGCCCTATCTTTATTGACAAATAAAGC AATACCTATATGGGGCGGTGTACTCATTACTGTGGTAGacacttttacatttttattgttaGACAAATATGGTTTGAGAAAATTGGAATTCTTTTTTGGACTTCTCATTACCATAATGGCTGTTACTTTTGGTTACGAG TACATTATCTCTGCGCCGCCTCAAGGTGAAGTAATGGAAGGCATGTTTCTACCCTGGCATACAACCTACGATAGCGATACATTATTACAGGCTGTAGGAATTGTTGGTGCAGTTATAATGCCACATAATTTATACCTTCACAGTGCATTAGTGAAA TCGAGAGATATCGATCGTAGGGAACCGAAGAAAGTGAGGGAAGCAaatatgtattattttgttGAAGCTTGCATAGCATTGTTCGTTTCTTTTATCATAAACGTATTTGTTGTATCAGTTTTTGCGTATGGACTTtataataaaacaaatgaagaagtt TATGAAGTATGCGAGGCTCATAATTACACTTTAGGAATGGAAACATTTACG AAGGGCAACGAGACCATTTCAGTAGACCTTAATAAAGGTGGCATATATCTTGGTTGTGCCTTTGGTGCCACAGCAATGTACATTTGGGCTGTAGGTATCTTTGCCGCTGGTCAGTCTTCTACGATGACAGGCACGTACGCTGGACAGTTTGCAATGGAAGGATTTTTGAATCTTCAGTGGGCTCGTTGGAAGCGAGTCCTTTTTACTAGAATGATAGCCATTATTCCCACTTTTCTCGTAGCATTTTTCAGCCACATAGACAATTTAACTGAAATGAATGACATCTTAAATGCCGTTATGACGCTTCAGTTACCTTTTGCAACCTTGCCAACTATAGCATTTACGAGCAGCTCACAGATAATGGGCGAATTTCGAAATGGACT AGGAAACAAAATTGTTGCGACGGCATTGTCTGGGCTAGTgataactataaatatatattttgtcataaatacagTGAAACCGGATCATTGGGCAAAAATATTGGGAATCACAATATACTCCATCTTATATCTTCTATTTTGTCTTTACTTGATCATTCATATGGCTGTTAGTATGGGTGCAACTTCTCTTGGCGACCATTGG TTTGTAAGAAAATATATTGGTAGTCCCGTAACTACGACGCTTGGATTATCAAACCCAACTATATATGCAAG TTTCTTCAATGTATCAGAAACATCTTTAAGTACATAA